One Pseudomonas sp. MM213 genomic window, ACGGTTCTATTTGAGGTGACATGCGGATGTCGTCAATGACATTGTCGTCGAATCCAACCGTGAAAAAGCGAGCCAGAGGCGTGACGAACCCGAACTGCGGGTCGATGAATCGCATTCGTGCATCCACCATAGGAACTCCGAGCCACAGGTGCCCACGGATTAACGGGCTAAAAGAGGCTGAAGAGCGATTACGCATCTCTTCATACGTTCCGCCTATCTCCACGGCGACTTCCGGTTCATCCCACAAAGGCTGTCTCAGTTGGTGTATGGCGGCCAGCGCCAAAACAGCCAGAAGCAACCAGCCTGCTCCTCGGCGCCAGCTGCGTAAATTCATGCCTCGCCACCGGAGGCGATTTCTCGAATCGACTGCTCTAATGCCCTTCGGTTACTGTCGTTTAACATGTCATTAAATCTCGCCGCAGCCCTGAGTACGAAAGGCATGCGTTGCTTGATGTCCGACAAATCCGCCAGCGGGTTGGAACTAAAACCGATGGTGCGTTCGTCCTCAACGCTTTGGCATTGGCTCGTGAGGGTCAACTCGATAGCCTGAGCCACGCCAGTAGGAAAACCGGTCACGTAGGCAGCATGATTGGTACGCAGCAATGCCACCAATTGCTGGTCCTCGTAAATGGCTGGCTGGAGGATGTTGCGCTGCTCATGCCACGCCAGAAACTCCACGCTTGGGGCAATATCCCCTTCATCAATCAACTCGAAAGCACGAATAATTTCCTGATGAAATTGTCCAAAGCGGAGCTTTTTCTGCCCCGCTGGCCAAAGCACTGGCCACTTCGGATGTCCGTAAATCCCCGCTCGCACTTCCAGGCATTTCTTCAACTCCTTCAAGCCTCGCTTCGCATAGAACTCATGCAGCGGGAAAATATCCAGAAACAGCGTGGTGTTCCCCAGCGCCATCATGTCGTGGACATGCCGGAACTGTTGCTGCACCAACGACAAGTCATTTCCCTTGAAACGGAGATCTACGGACGGAACCGGGTTACGCGCATCCGCTTCGTTGTAGTCACGCAGCGCTTCGGCCTGTTCGGCCATCCTGTCAGGTGTAAACAACCCGAATTCACTACGGCTATCTCGCACGCGCTGTCGGGATTGATGTTCCGCGCCAATACGCCCAATGCTATCCGCCGCATGCAGCAGTCCGCAGCCAACCTGCTTGGAAGCAAACGCCGCGAGCCCGGCCCACTGGAATCTCGAGTCATGCAGCCACAGCCGAGCATAAGCGGCATTTATCACACGATTGCGTTCCATGGGGTCAGCGATCAGCACACCGCCAGGGGCAACGATTTCTTCGGCTTCGCGTTGGTAGATACGCCAAAGGCATGCGCACGTGAGGATGGGGACGTCGGTCACCATGGTCTTGACGCCGTAAAGCAGTTCTTCTTTGCATTCACAGTCAGCAACGGGCGTGCTGTTGTGGTTCAGGCGTTGTTCATCGCAGGGGTGTACTTTGAAACACTGAGTCATGTCTGGAGGACTGCCTATCAGGGAATTCTTGAACCCTAACAGCCATAAATCCCGCTCAGATCAGGCAGACGAAAAATCAGAAGTCACTGGCAGATGAGATGCGCAAAGCGCGAGGAAATTACGATGAGGCGTGTAGGAAATATCCTCAAGCGCCTTGTCCATCGTCGAAAACCATCTTTTTTGTTGGGGGGAGTCAATGATCGCCGCAAGCAGCGATCATTTGATTTCGCTTAAACCCAGCGCTTGAAGATCAGCGAGGTGTTGACGCCGCCAAACGCGAAGTTGTTGTTCATCACATACTGATTGCTCATCTGCCGAAACTCGCCGCGCAGGTAATCGAGCTTGCCGCAGTGCGGATCGACCTCATCGAGGTTGAAGGTGTGCGCGTACAAATCGCGGTTCATCATTTCGATGCTGAACCAGGATTCCAGTGCGCCGCAGGCGCCGAGGGTGTGGCCGAGGAAGCTCTTCTGTGAACTGATCGGCATGTGTTCGCCGAACAGGCTGCTGGTCGCCAGTGTTTCAGCGATGTCGCCCTGTTCGGTCGCGGTGCCGTGACCGTTGACGTAGCCGATGTCCGATGGCTGCAAACCGGCATCTTCCAGGGCCAGCTCCATGGCGCGGCGCATGGTGGCCTGCTCTGGACGGGTGGTGTGTTGGCCGTCGGCGTTGCTGCCGAAGCCGACGAGTTCGGCGTGAATGTGTGCGCCGCGTGCCAGCGCGTGTTCGAGCTCTTCCAGCACCAGCATGCCGCCGCCTTCACCGATCACCAGGCCATCGCGAGCGCTGTCGTAAGGGCGTGGCGACGTCTGCGGCGCGTCGTTTTTCAGGCTGGTGGCGTAGAGCGCGTCGAAGACCATGGCTTCGGTGGGGCACAGCTCTTCGGCGCCGCCGGCGAGCATCAAGGGCAAGCGGCCGAACTTGATCGATTCGTAGGCGTAACCGATGCCCTGACTGCCGCTGGTGCAAGCACTGGAAGTCGGGATCAGTCGGCCGGTGAGGCCGAAAAAGATGCTGATGTTGGCCGCCGTGGTGTGCGGCATCATGCGCACGTAGGAGTTGGCGTTCAGGCCTTCGGCCACCGAGTTGAGCAGCATGTTGCCAAATGCCTTGATTTCGTCGGTGCTGCCGGTGGATGAGCCGCAGGCGACGCCCATGCGCCCGTCCTTGATCGAAGGGTCACCGAGCAAACCGGCATCGGCCAAAGCCTGTTCCGCCGCGCCGACGGCCAGGCGCGAGACGCGGCCCATGCTGCGCAGTTGTTTGCGGGTCCAGTGGCTCGGCACTTTGAAATCAT contains:
- a CDS encoding DUF2515 family protein; this encodes MTQCFKVHPCDEQRLNHNSTPVADCECKEELLYGVKTMVTDVPILTCACLWRIYQREAEEIVAPGGVLIADPMERNRVINAAYARLWLHDSRFQWAGLAAFASKQVGCGLLHAADSIGRIGAEHQSRQRVRDSRSEFGLFTPDRMAEQAEALRDYNEADARNPVPSVDLRFKGNDLSLVQQQFRHVHDMMALGNTTLFLDIFPLHEFYAKRGLKELKKCLEVRAGIYGHPKWPVLWPAGQKKLRFGQFHQEIIRAFELIDEGDIAPSVEFLAWHEQRNILQPAIYEDQQLVALLRTNHAAYVTGFPTGVAQAIELTLTSQCQSVEDERTIGFSSNPLADLSDIKQRMPFVLRAAARFNDMLNDSNRRALEQSIREIASGGEA
- a CDS encoding beta-ketoacyl-ACP synthase, with product MKRVVVTGMAGITSLGSDWETIAGNFAANRSGIRRMDEWDRFTELNTRLAGPIDDFKVPSHWTRKQLRSMGRVSRLAVGAAEQALADAGLLGDPSIKDGRMGVACGSSTGSTDEIKAFGNMLLNSVAEGLNANSYVRMMPHTTAANISIFFGLTGRLIPTSSACTSGSQGIGYAYESIKFGRLPLMLAGGAEELCPTEAMVFDALYATSLKNDAPQTSPRPYDSARDGLVIGEGGGMLVLEELEHALARGAHIHAELVGFGSNADGQHTTRPEQATMRRAMELALEDAGLQPSDIGYVNGHGTATEQGDIAETLATSSLFGEHMPISSQKSFLGHTLGACGALESWFSIEMMNRDLYAHTFNLDEVDPHCGKLDYLRGEFRQMSNQYVMNNNFAFGGVNTSLIFKRWV